One Zeugodacus cucurbitae isolate PBARC_wt_2022May chromosome 3, idZeuCucr1.2, whole genome shotgun sequence genomic region harbors:
- the LOC114804477 gene encoding dolichyl-diphosphooligosaccharide--protein glycosyltransferase subunit DAD1 codes for MTGIKGIVEKYYNDYVENTPRKLKLVDTYLAYVLLTGVIQFAYCCLVGTFPFNSFLSGFISTVSCFVLGVCLRLQANPLNKAIFAGISPERGFADFIFAHVILHLVVMNFIG; via the coding sequence atGACTGGAATTAAAGGAATAGTTGAAAAATACTACAATGACTACGTCGAAAATACTCCTCGCAAATTAAAGTTGGTGGACACATATTTGGCATACGTACTCCTAACCGGCGTTATTCAGTTCGCCTATTGTTGTTTAGTCGGTACATTCCCCTTCAACTCGTTCCTGTCCGGTTTTATAAGTACTGTAAGCTGCTTCGTACTGGGCGTTTGTTTGCGACTTCAGGCAAATCCGCTAAATAAAGCGATATTTGCAGGTATATCACCGGAGCGTGGTTTTGCCGATTTTATATTTGCTCACGTTATTCTACATTTAGTAGTTATGAATTTTATTGGATAA
- the LOC105216527 gene encoding protein PPP1R35 homolog yields the protein MSNYQRKSVNNVGNKKTMSGKNETNSVLKAKCIKNRGTNHGEKPNPSNHHVAPIEEAEICRNERKYKTPQMNTILRDVNQIENVQSLRPPVLNKDIDLTPRSKAAIAPKVTQKLNFNTDQVVFKNLTPINVNDSILIQKQCSANPNKYKKINKTPSPDLCHWLDPLPALKHTIPEPEITLEFCEIEIDPFECYLRLLN from the exons atgtcTAATTATCAAAGAAAGTCTGTTAATAATGTCGGTAATAAAAAGACTATGTCTGGAAAAAATGAAACTAATTCTGTTTTGAaagcaaaatgcataaaaaaccGTGGAACAAACCATGGAGAGAAGCCAAATCCATCAAATCACCATGTAGCGCCAATTGAAGAAGCTGAAATTTGTCGTAATGAAAGGAAATACAAAACTCCTCAAATGAATACAATTTTGCGCGATgtaaatcaaattgaaaatgtGCAGTCATTGCGCCCACCTGTATTAAACAAAGATATAGATTTAACACCACGATCAAAGGCGGCAATTGCACCAAAG GTTACTCAAAAGCTGAACTTTAACACAGATCAAGTAGTATTTAAAAATCTTACACCAATCAACGTTAATGACTCGATACTGATTCAGAAACAATGCAGCGCAAATcctaacaaatacaaaaaaattaacaaaacaccTTCACCAGATCTTTGCCACTGGCTTGATCCTCTACCGGCATTAAAACACACAATACCTGAGCCAGAAATTACCTTGGAGTtttgtgaaattgaaattgatccATTTGAATGTTATCTTCGGTTGTTAAATtga
- the LOC105216526 gene encoding alanine--tRNA ligase, cytoplasmic, with product MATLTANEIRDAFLGFFKEKNHLYVHSSSTIPLDDPTLLFANAGMNQFKPIFLGTADPNSEMAKWIRTTNTQKCIRAGGKHNDLDDVGKDVYHHTFFEMLGNWSFGDYFKKEICTWAWEFLTERMKLPKDRLYVTYFGGDKAAGLEPDLECKQIWLDLGLRPEHILPGSMKDNFWEMGETGPCGPCSELHFDRIGGRSVPELVNVDDPDVLEIWNLVFIQYNRESDGSLKPLPKKHIDCGMGFERLVSVIQNKRSNYDTDLFIPLFKAIQEGTGAPEYAGRVGAEDVDGTDMAYRVLADHARTITIALADGGTPDNTGRGYVLRRILRRAVRYATEKLNAKPGFFASLVHTVVDLLGDAFPEVRKNPQQIIDIINEEEAQFLKTLSRGRDLFNRTVAKLGNQNVIPGDLAWKLYDTYGFPVDLTQLMAEEKNLQINMEEYEQAKQAAYIMSQGKSTTKADEIDLDVHAISELQSKSTPITNDSFKYKYQAESENLDSPYKFTPCSAKILALRFENQFVNKIEAGSKAGIILDQTNFYAESGGQIFDKGLFNKPNNVDDKFIVEAVYNRGGYILHIGVSDGEFTVGDEIDLNIDIERRWLTMKNHSATHALNHSLLQVLGKETDQKGSLVVPDKLRFDFSSKSAMTIEQVAKAEQFTRDIVYKNVPIYAKETKLANAKKIRGLRSVFDEVYPDPVRVISFGVPVEELESNLDSDAGEKTSVEFCGGTHLQRSGHMMEFVITSEEAIAKGIRRIVALTGPEAVKALEKYNQLHKQIQTLKTTIEVDKDGKNSKNYVKQIVELTEEVSQAIIPYVKKDEMRNLLKQLKKELDDKERTLKAAVAVTIIEKTKEICQENPNATLLVKQFEAYNNTKALDGALKQVRALCPDAAALFLSVDVDSKKIFCLASVPKSAVEKGLKANEWVQQLCEVIGGKGGGKPESAQASGTNYENVDEVIRLATEFAKIKVGA from the exons ATGGCAACTTTAACTGCAAATGAAATCCGCGATGCTTTTCTGGGCTTCTTCAAAGAAAAGAATCATCTATACGTCCACTCTTCTAGTACAATACCATTAGATGATCCCACTTTACTCTTCGCTAATGCTGGTATGAATCAGTTCAAACCAATATTTTTGGGAACAGCAGATCCTAATAGTGAAATGGCAAAATGGATACGTACCACAAATACTCAGAAGTGTATACGTGCCGGTGGTAAACACAACGACTTGGATGATGTGGGCAAAGACGTTTACCatcatacattttttgaaatgcTTGGAAATTGGTCATTTGGTGactattttaaaaaagaaatctgCACATGGGCATGGGAATTCTTAACGGAACGCATGAAACTGCCGAAAGATCGTTTGTATGTCACATATTTTGGTGGTGATAAGGCTGCTGGTCTTGAACCGGATCTTGAATGCAAACAAATTTGGTTAGATCTTGGACTTCGCCCTGAGCATATTTTACCAGGCAGTATGAAAGACAACTTTTGGGAAATGGGAGAAACTGGACCTTGTGGACCTTGCTCCGAATTGCATTTTGATAGAATTGGTGGACGTAGTGTACCGGAACTCGTAAATGTCGATGACCCAGATGTTTTAGAAATCTGGAATTTGGTGTTTATACAGTATAATCGAGAGTCTGATGGTAGTCTCAAGCCGTTACCTAAGAAGCATATCGATTGTGGCATGGGTTTTGAAAGACTGGTGTCGGTGATACAAAATAAGCGTTCCAACTACGATACTGATTTATTCATTCCACTTTTTAAAGCCATACAAGAGGGTACAGGTGCACCGGAATATGCAGGGCGTGTAGGCGCTGAAGATGTTGATGGTACAGACATGGCATACCGTGTATTGGCAGATCACGCCAGAACTATAACGATTGCACTCGCTGATGGTGGCACCCCAGATAATACTGGCAGGGGATACGTGCTTAGACGCATACTTCGACGTGCTGTAAG gTATGCCACTGAGAAACTAAATGCCAAGCCCGGCTTCTTCGCATCACTAGTTCACACCGTGGTGGATTTACTGGGTGATGCATTCCCGGAGGTGCGAAAAAATCCTCAGCAGATAATTGATATTATTAACGAGGAGGAAGCGCAGTTTTTGAAAACTCTTTCACGCGGTCGTGATCTTTTCAATCGTACGGTTGCTAAATTGGGCAACCAAAATGTCATTCCTGGTGATTTGGCTTGGAAGTTATATGACACATATGGATTTCCGGTTGATTTGACTCAGCTCATGGCTGaagaaaaaaatctacaaatcaATATGGAAGAGTATGAACAAGCAAAACAAGCCGCATACATTATGTCACAGGGAAAGAGCACTACCAAGGCTGATGAAATCGATCTGGATGTACATGCCATTTCCGAATTACAATCTAAATCCACACCAATCACGAATGATtcgtttaaatacaaatatcaagCTGAATCCGAAAATTTGGATTCACCCTACAAATTTACTCCCTGCTCTGCTAAAATACTTGCATTACGTTTCGAGAACCAGTTTGTAAATAAGATTGAAGCTGGCAGTAAAGCAGGCATAATTTtagaccaaactaatttttatgcTGAAAGCGGTGGCCAGATTTTTGACAAAGGATTATTTAATAAACCTAACAATGTCGACGATAAATTCATTGTTGAAGCTGTTTATAATCGTGGCGGTTACATCTTACATATTGGCGTTTCAGATGGAGAATTCACCGTAGGTGACGAAATCGATCTAAACATTGATATTGAGCGCCGTTGGCTAACCATGAAGAACCATTCCGCCACACATGCTCTGAATCATAGCTTGCTTCAAGTTCTGGGTAAAGAGACTGATCAGAAAGGATCTTTGGTTGTGCCAGATAAATTGCGTTTTGATTTCAGTAGCAAATCTGCTATGACCATCGAACAGGTAGCAAAGGCTGAACAATTTACACGAGATATTGTCTATAAAAATGTGCCTATATACGCAAAGGAAACAAAGTTGGCTAATGCAAAGAAAATTCGTGGACTTCGCTCTGTTTTCGATGAAGTCTATCCAGACCCAGTGCGCGTTATATCGTTTGGCGTGCCAGTTGAAGAACTTGAAAGCAATTTGGATAGTGATGCCGGCGAGAAGACATCAGTCGAATTTTGCGGCGGTACTCATTTACAACGTTCCGGCCATATGATGGAATTCGTAATTACCAGCGAAGAAGCTATCGCTAAGGGTATTCGACGTATCGTAGCTCTAACGGGTCCCGAAGCCGTTAAAGCTTTAGAGAAATATAATCAACTTCACAAGCAAATACAAACATTAAAGACCACAATTGAAGTTGATAAAGATGGCAAGAATTCAAAGAATTATGTGAAACAAATTGTCGAATTGACCGAGGAGGTGTCACAAGCCATTATACCATATGTGAAGAAAGATGAAATGCGCAATCTGCTGAAGCAATTGAAAAAGGAACTCGATGATAAAGAGCGAACATTGAAGGCAGCTGTTGCTGTAACCATAATCGAGAAGACAAAGGAGATTTGTCAAGAAAACCCAAATGCCACATTATTAGTAAAGCAATTCGAAGCTTATAACAATACTAAAGCACTCGATGGTGCCTTGAAACAGGTGCGTGCTTTATGCCCTGATGCCGCTGCATTATTTTTATCAGTTGACGTTGATTCAAAGAAAATCTTTTGTTTGGCCTCTGTGCCAAAGAGCGCTGTGGAAAAGGGACTTAAGGCCAATGAGTGGGTACAACAGCTGTGTGAGGTTATTGGTGGCAAAGGTGGCGGTAAGCCCGAATCTGCTCAAGCTTCTGGCACGAATTACGAAAATGTGGATGAAGTCATTCGTCTAGCTACAGAATTCGCAAAAATCAAAGTTGgtgcttaa
- the Aats-ala_1 gene encoding haloacid dehalogenase-like hydrolase domain-containing protein 2, which translates to MSVGFVGGNICKQLFSQKSLNMVIKAALIDLSGTLHIDDEPTPDAVSALKRLRDTNIHIKFVTNTTKESRKTLHERLRKIGFELEAHEIFSSLSAAANYVEKEKLNPMYLLSEDARSDFGATDPQRELDAVVVGLAPSEFYYENLNKAFNLLIANKNNRLVAIHQGKYYKRKDGLALGPGAFIKGLEYAASVNSVLIGKPNEYFFKRAIPEGICPEECVMIGDDPNDDVAGAMKLGLKGIQVKTGKYLPNIAVTEQPTVIVENFSEAVDWIIKSNLN; encoded by the exons ATGAGTGTGGGATTTGTGGGTGGAAACATTTGTAAACAATTGTTTTCgcaaaaaagtttaaacatgGTTATAAAAGCCGCTCTTATTGATTTAAGTGGAACTTTGCATATAGATGATGAACCGACTCCAGACGCTGTAAGCGCTCTAAAAAG GTTGCGCGATAcaaatattcacataaaatttgtaaCTAATACTACAAAGGAGTCGCGTAAAACTCTACATGAGCGTTTACGAAAAATTGGTTTTGAATTGGAAGCGCATGAAATTTTTAGTTCATTAAGTGCAGCCGCGAATTATGTTGAGAAGGAGAAACTAAACCCCATGTACTTGTTAAGTGAAGATGCAAGGTCGGATTTTGGTGCCACGGATCCACAACGCGAACTGGATGCGGTGGTAGTTGGCTTAGCACCGAGCGAATTCTACtatgaaaatttgaataaagCTTTCAA TTTACTTATTGCGAACAAGAATAACCGACTTGTAGCCATACACCAAGGAAAATACTACAAACGAAAAGATGGTCTAGCTTTAGGGCCAGGCGCTTTTATTAAGGGGCTGGAATATGCAGCTTCAGTAAACTCTGTGTTGATAGGAAAAcccaatgaatatttttttaaaagagcCATTCCCGAAGGCATATGCCCTGAAGAATGTGTTATGATAGGAGAC GATCCAAATGACGATGTTGCTGGCGCAATGAAGTTAGGGCTCAAAGGAATTCAAGTAAAGACcggaaaatatttaccaaacatAGCAGTTACGGAGCAGCCAACGGTAATTGTGGAAAACTTTTCAGAGGCAGTCGACTGGATAATAAAgtctaatttaaattga